From a region of the Armatimonas rosea genome:
- a CDS encoding M3 family oligoendopeptidase, which produces MSTSNALPHWDLTPLFTELDTPEFTAAFADVLTQLQGLETLFTEKNITARTEATPTDDDIAAYEAATHGFNALYSDLRRVRAYVALRVTTNSRDAAAQAKLSELRGALVPLSSLSTRFTAFIGSLDSEALIARSAVAAAHAYGVREARIYAEHQLPLEQEDLVANLSLSGSSAWARLHNDITSQLTLEFNGESTPMSVIRTLATDPSAAVRKQAYDAELAAWKGVALPLSFALNSIKHETRLLAERRGWSDVLELCCNNNSITRATLDAMRAAAEKSFPDFRRYLKAKAKKVSSAEALPWWDLFAPLEVEGGTESDWSWEAAKVFIGENFDSYSQKMGDFARKTFAENWIDAEPRPGKRDGAFCSSVGPGESRILQNYRPSFDGVSTLAHELGHAYHNLCLKDRTILQSGTPMTLAETASIFCETIVKHAALKSAGPEERLAILEASLQNACQVVVDIDSRFRFEKAVIEKRKERDLSADELCELMLTAQRETYGDGLDSDALHPYMWAVKGHYYGSAFYNFPYMFGFLFGLGLYAQYEQAPERFRSAYDDLLSQTGMADATELAQRFGLDIESEAFWSGSLDVVRAEIDQFVALVGA; this is translated from the coding sequence ATGTCAACGTCTAACGCTCTCCCGCACTGGGACCTCACCCCCCTCTTCACCGAGCTCGATACCCCGGAGTTCACTGCAGCCTTCGCGGATGTCCTCACGCAGCTTCAGGGGCTGGAGACACTCTTTACCGAGAAAAATATCACCGCACGAACAGAAGCCACGCCCACCGACGACGATATCGCGGCCTATGAGGCGGCAACCCATGGCTTCAACGCCCTCTACAGCGACCTGCGCCGGGTACGTGCCTATGTCGCGCTCCGCGTGACCACCAACTCCCGCGATGCCGCCGCGCAGGCCAAGCTCAGCGAGCTCCGCGGGGCGCTCGTCCCGCTGTCCAGCCTGAGTACCCGCTTCACCGCCTTTATCGGCTCGCTCGATAGCGAGGCGCTGATCGCGCGCTCCGCGGTCGCGGCGGCACACGCCTACGGGGTCCGGGAGGCGCGCATCTACGCCGAGCACCAGCTCCCGCTCGAACAAGAGGACCTGGTCGCCAACCTCTCGCTCTCGGGTAGTAGCGCGTGGGCACGGCTCCACAACGATATCACCAGCCAGCTCACCCTGGAGTTCAACGGCGAGAGCACCCCGATGAGCGTCATCCGCACCCTCGCCACCGACCCGAGCGCCGCCGTGCGCAAGCAGGCCTACGATGCCGAGCTGGCAGCTTGGAAGGGCGTGGCGCTGCCCCTCTCCTTTGCCCTGAACTCCATCAAGCACGAGACCCGCCTGCTCGCCGAGCGCCGGGGCTGGAGCGATGTCCTAGAGCTCTGCTGCAACAACAACTCCATCACCCGCGCCACCCTCGATGCCATGCGCGCCGCCGCCGAGAAGTCCTTCCCCGACTTCCGCCGCTACCTCAAGGCCAAGGCGAAAAAGGTCAGCAGTGCTGAGGCGCTTCCCTGGTGGGACCTCTTCGCTCCCCTGGAAGTGGAGGGCGGCACGGAGAGCGACTGGAGCTGGGAGGCCGCCAAGGTCTTTATCGGGGAGAACTTTGACAGCTACTCCCAGAAGATGGGCGACTTTGCCCGCAAGACCTTCGCGGAGAACTGGATCGATGCCGAGCCGCGCCCCGGCAAGCGTGATGGCGCGTTCTGCTCCAGTGTCGGGCCGGGCGAGTCGCGCATCCTGCAAAACTACCGCCCCAGCTTCGATGGGGTCAGCACCCTCGCCCATGAGCTGGGCCATGCCTACCACAACCTCTGCCTCAAGGACCGCACGATCCTCCAGTCCGGCACCCCCATGACCCTCGCCGAGACAGCCAGTATCTTCTGTGAGACCATTGTCAAGCACGCCGCGCTCAAGAGCGCTGGCCCCGAGGAGCGCCTCGCGATCCTGGAGGCGTCGCTCCAGAACGCCTGCCAGGTGGTGGTGGATATCGACAGCCGCTTCCGCTTTGAAAAAGCCGTGATCGAGAAGCGCAAGGAGCGCGATCTCTCCGCCGATGAGCTGTGCGAGCTGATGCTCACCGCACAGCGCGAGACCTACGGCGACGGCCTCGATAGCGACGCGCTCCATCCCTACATGTGGGCGGTGAAGGGCCACTACTACGGCTCCGCGTTCTACAACTTCCCCTACATGTTTGGCTTCCTCTTTGGGCTGGGCCTCTACGCCCAGTACGAGCAAGCCCCCGAGCGCTTCCGGTCCGCCTACGACGATCTCCTCTCCCAGACCGGCATGGCCGATGCCACCGAGCTCGCCCAGCGCTTCGGGCTGGATATCGAGAGCGAGGCCTTCTGGAGCGGGTCGCTGGACGTGGTCCGCGCCGAGATCGACCAGTTTGTCGCGCTGGTGGGGGCATAG
- a CDS encoding WD40 repeat domain-containing protein, whose amino-acid sequence MSRFTRTHCLACHTPYVPRATACTSCGKPREPFSPRELLVEELPEGVRLLHCLQDSASTVLRIAFAPEGDTLASASADSKIRLWDTKTGELRQVLTGHTASVLSVAYSPDGQTLVSTSYDNTVQLWDARRGEHRQTLEAHTDDVYQAAFSPDGKTLASASKDQTIRLWDAETGEPQQRLTGHTEAVHTVLFSPDGQCLASGSEDKTIRLWDAKTGQGIQTLNEETNGPYYCLAFSPDGTTLASTSDCSFVRKGGSANVITLWNVATGEILQRLQHYYKPLQIPYLTSLAFSPDGQLLASLNPDVRLWHVETGAQLALIHEPFAYGWTSNLVFHPHLPLLATIGSLPAKGRRNPAYNGDEIHLYTLDIPVLLGKAL is encoded by the coding sequence ATGTCCCGATTCACCCGCACCCACTGTCTTGCGTGCCACACTCCCTATGTACCGCGCGCCACTGCTTGCACAAGCTGCGGCAAACCCCGTGAGCCCTTCAGCCCCCGAGAGCTTCTCGTCGAAGAGCTACCCGAGGGCGTCCGGCTCCTCCACTGCCTGCAAGACTCCGCCAGCACCGTTCTTCGTATCGCCTTCGCGCCCGAGGGAGACACCCTTGCCAGTGCCAGCGCGGACAGTAAAATCCGGCTCTGGGACACGAAGACCGGAGAGCTCCGCCAAGTTCTCACAGGGCATACCGCGAGCGTCCTCTCTGTCGCCTACTCTCCCGATGGCCAGACCCTCGTCAGCACCAGCTACGACAACACGGTACAGCTCTGGGATGCCCGCAGAGGAGAGCACCGCCAGACCCTGGAGGCCCACACCGACGATGTCTATCAGGCAGCCTTCTCGCCTGATGGGAAGACCCTTGCCAGCGCCAGTAAAGACCAGACCATCCGTCTCTGGGATGCAGAAACGGGCGAGCCACAACAGCGACTGACAGGACACACCGAGGCGGTCCACACCGTACTCTTCTCGCCCGATGGCCAGTGCCTCGCAAGCGGTAGCGAGGATAAAACCATTCGTCTCTGGGACGCAAAGACAGGACAGGGGATTCAGACACTCAACGAGGAGACGAACGGTCCTTACTACTGCCTCGCCTTCTCCCCCGACGGCACCACCCTCGCCAGCACAAGCGACTGTAGCTTCGTTCGCAAAGGAGGCAGTGCCAATGTCATCACCCTCTGGAATGTCGCAACGGGCGAGATCCTCCAGCGACTGCAACACTACTACAAGCCCTTGCAAATCCCCTACCTCACCAGCCTTGCCTTCTCTCCAGACGGGCAACTCCTTGCCTCCCTCAATCCCGATGTGCGACTCTGGCATGTGGAAACAGGAGCGCAGCTTGCCTTGATTCACGAGCCCTTCGCCTACGGCTGGACATCGAACCTCGTCTTCCATCCCCACCTTCCTCTCCTTGCGACGATAGGCTCGCTCCCCGCAAAGGGACGACGAAACCCCGCCTACAATGGCGACGAGATCCATCTCTATACACTTGACATCCCTGTCTTACTTGGCAAGGCGCTGTAG